In Bradyrhizobium sp. 195, the sequence ATCGCGTTCAGACGTCCCAGGACGCGTGGACGCGCGAACTCGGCATCTGCGTGCCGGTATCCGATCCCGAATTATGGACCGCGCAGCGCGCCTTGCTCGAAAAGACGCTCCGGTTTCTCACCGGAGACCATTGGACGGTCTCGTTCAGGCCACGCCCGGAGGGAATGGCCGACTTCGTCAGACGACCCGTCGCGGGTCTGCAGGACCACGGCTTCGACGGGGTTGCCCTCTTCTCGGGCGGATTGGACAGCCTGATCGGCGCGATCGATCGTCTTGAGCAGGGCTCCTTTCCCCTGTTCGTGAGCCATGGAGGCGACGGAGCGATCAGCAAGCCTCAGAAGGATCTGTTCGTGGATGTCGCCGCGGCGTACCGCAACGGCAATCGCGAACCGAGGCGGGTCCGCCTCGGAATGAGCTTCACCGACAAGATCACGCCGGGGGTAGGACGCGAGGAAAGCACCCGCGGCCGGTCGTTTCTGTTCATCGCCCTCGCCGCCGCGGCTGGGTCCGGGCTGGGTCGTCGCTTTTCGCTCGAAGTCCCGGAGAACGGCCTGATCGCATTGAACGTCCCGCTCGACAGCGTCAGGTTGGGATCGTTGAGCACGCGCACGACCCACCCCTTCTATCTGCGCCGCTGGAACGAATTGCTGTCGCAGGTCGGAATCGACGGCGTCATCGTCAACCGTTACTGGGACAAGACCAAGGGCGAGATGATGGAACGCTGCCTCAATCCGGACCTGCTGCGCGAGCTCGCCGGCGCGTCCCTCTCCTGCGCCCACCCAGCCGCCGGCCGCTGGGTCAAGTCGGCGGCCGGCCGGCATACCCATTGCGGCCATTGCGTCCCGTGCCTCATACGCCAGGCTGCGTTCGACCGCGCATGGGGCCGAGGCAACGATCCCACCGGATATCGGGTCGACATCCACCAGAATCGCTTGAGTACGCGGGCGGCGGAAGGCAAGCAGGTGCGGGCGTTCCAGTACGCGGTGGCCCGCCTCGCGGGACGCCCCGATCTCGCCCGCGTCCTGATCCACGAACCGGGACCGCTGCTCGAGGACATCGCCCAGCTCGACGGGCTTGCCGGAGTGTATTCGCGGGGCATCATGGAGGTCGGCCAATTGCTACGCGACGTAAAGACGTTTTCACCGGCGGCAGAGGCCGAGATGACGGCATGAGGCTCGTCGACTTCCACTGCCACCTCGACCTGTATCCGGAGTTCGAGACGCTCGTCGCCGAAAGCGAGCGGCTCGGCATCTTCACGCTCGCGGTCACCACGACGCCGAAGGCCTGGGCGCGCAACAACAAGCTGGCCTCCTCGACCAAGTACGTCCGAGCAGCGCTCGGCCTGCATCCCCAGTTGGTGGCGGAGCGGTGGAGAGAGATCGACCTCTGGGAGCGTCTTCTCGACGAAACGCGGTACGTCGGCGAAGTGGGCCTCGATGCCGGTCCCCGCTACTACTCCTCGATGGATCGCCAAACCGAGGTTTTGCGCCGCGTCCTGCGCTGCTGCGCACAGGCGGGCGGCAAGATCCTGTCGATCCACAGCGTGCGCGCGGCGCCCAAGGTGCTCGATCTGATCGAGGAAGAGGTTCCGAAGGGCCGCGCGAAATTCGTTTTCCATTGGTTCACGGGTTCGGCCGCGGACGCAAGGCGTGCCGCGGACCTTGGCTGCTACTTCTCGGTCAACAGTCAGATGCTGCAGACGGACCGTGGGCGCGCGCTGGTCTCCTCGCTGCCGATCGACCGCCTCCTCACGGAGACCGACGGCCCCTTCACATCCGAGGGCGACGGCCCTGCCCGGCCGTGCGATGTCGCGACGGCCGTGAGGCACTTGGCGATGGCGAGAGGCATATCGAGCGAAGAGAGTGCGGCCGTCGTTCTACGGAATCTGAAGACCCTGACGGCTTAGCTGTTGGCGGACCCGATGAGCTCAGTCCGAAGCTGGAGCTTGCCAGGGAGCAGATCGAGGTGGTCGGCAGAAAGGCTCCTCCAGAGCGCGCTGTCGTGCTGAACGGCCCCTTTTCCGCTTGGAATGAAGACAGAAGCTCCTGCCCACTCTTCCGCCGACGTAAACGGCGGCATCAATAATACGCGCCTACTGACGATGCCGCCCATGGTCGTCAATCCTGTGTCCATTCGACGAGCCTCTACAGACAAACGCAAGATCGGTAAACCTCAGGCGTCAACGAGGGCTCGCCTGCCCCTCGTACATGAAGGTCATAGGCTTCAGCCCATTCATATATCCGGTACGCATGTCTTCGATGCCAAAGCCGTTCCTGGTCAGGACGTCAGCGATGTCCCGATTGAGATGACAACCGCCCGAGATGCGCTTCCACGCGGGGGTCAGGCGGTCCTGCCACCAGCGCACGCGCGGTTCCGGCGCGCGGCCGTGCTCGACAAAGAGTAGCTTTCCTCCCGGTCTCAGCACCCGCCGCACCTCCGTCATGGCGCGATCGACATCCGGGATGCTGCACATGGTCCAGGTCGTCACGACCGTGTCGATGCTGCGGTCCTCGATCGGAATCGCCTCGGCCGAAGCTTCGACAAACTCAACCGGAGTTCCCGGATGTGGAGTGTACTGCGCCATCTCGAGAAGCTTTGGACCGGGTTCAAGCCCCACAACCTGCTTCACGGCCGGCCCGTAGAACGGCAGGTTGCGACCGGACCCGAGCCCGATCTCGAGCACGCGGCCCCGCGCCGCACGGATCGCCCGCTCCCGGTAGGGAAGAAGATCCTTGTTGCGCATCGCAAGGTCGCATAGACGCGGAAGAATGACGTCGTTGTAGAAGCCCATCCGCGCATCTCCTAGCATCGCGGCTCGATCGACTTGCTGATCTCCTCGGGCGCGGCGAAGATCACGTCCGCCCGGTCGCCCATCATTCCGGCGGGTACGATGGCGGGCGCTCCGCTCTGCGGTCCGTCCTGGCCGGAATCCGTCTTCAGGCGCAGATTGCGCTCCCAGAAGTGCCGGGTATTGCCATCAGCCGTGGTCACTCGGTAGGTGTCCCGGCAATGGGTGATGCCGGTGACGTGTTGAGAGGGATCCAGATCCTTCAGATTGGGGGCCCGGCCGCCACCCATCATCCCACCCATCATGCCGCCCATCCCGTTCATGCGGTTTTCGGCCGTCCGCTCCGGCGCGGCCCCAGGCTTGGTGGCCTCCTTGAGGAATGCCAACAGATCCGCGCGAGCGCGTGAGTCCTTGATACCCTCGAACGGCATCTCGTTATCCGGCACCATGTGCGCAGGATCGGTCAGCCAAGCGTCGAGCGACCGGTCGTCCCAGATAATTCCGGAAGCCTTGAGAGCGTCGGAGTAGCGGTCGAAGCTCGGCAGGCTTCCGGCTTTCCTTCCCCAGAGGTTCGCAAGACTCGGCCCCGTCATGTTGCGGTCGGGCTCGAGCGAGTGACAGGCCGCGCAGGCGCGAAAATTGCGTTCGCCCGGCGCTGCGCTGTCCTGCTGCGCGCCGGCCGGCGAGGAGACGAAGAAGGCGACTAATGCCACGAAGAGAAGGCGATCCATCTTCAATCTCCCCGGTTTGAGAAGAACAGGTACTTGACCAGCGCGGCGGCCCCCAGCGCGAGCACGATCACGACCAGCACTGCGATCAGCCCCATGCCGCCCATCATTCCCGACATCATGTCCTGCATCATTGGATCACCTCATTTGGCAGGCTCCGGCATTAGCAATTTCGAGACGATCGCTTTCGACTTCGCCGATGGTAGCGGTTTGCCCGCAGGAGGCAGACGGAAGCCTTTGACCAGGCCGAAGATCGCCGGGATCACGATCAGCGTGAGCAGGGTCGACGAGATCATGCCGCCGATCATCGGCACCGCGATCCGCTGCATGATCTCGGAGCCGGTACCGGTGCTCCACATGATCGGCAGCAGTCCCGCCATGATGGCGACCACCGTCATCATCTTGGGTCGGACGCGCTCGACCGCGCCCTCCATGATGGCCTCGCGGAGGTCGATCCGGCTCAGCGTCCAACCCTCGGCGGCGCGGCGCTCCCTGAGCTCCGCAAGCGCCTGGTTGAGGTAGATCAGCATCACAACGCCGGTCTCGGCGGCGACGCCGGCGAGTGCGATGAACCCGACGGCGACCGCGACCGAGAGATTGAATCCGAGCCACCACATCAGCCAAAGCCCGCCGACCAGCGCGAACGGCAGCGACAGCATGACGATCATCGTGTCCGTCACCGACCTGAAATTGAGGTACAGCAGCAGGAAGATGATGAGCAGCGTCGCCGGCACGACGATCTTCAGACGGGCCATGGCCCGCTCGAGATATTCGTACTGGCCACTCCAGACCACATAGTAGCCCGGCGGAAATTGGATGCTGGCCTGGACGGCGCGCTGCGCCTCCGCGACGTAGCCGCCGAGATCGCGGTCGCGGATGTCGACGTAGATGTAGGTCGCAAGCTGCGCGTTCTCCGTCCGGATCGACGTCGGGCCTCTCGCGAGTTGGACGGTCGCGACTTCCGCGAGCGGGACGGCGCCGCCGGCCGGCATCGGAACGAGGACGTCGCTTGCGATCTTCTTCGGATCGTCCCGGAGGTCGCGGGGGTAGCGCATGTTGACCGTGAAGCGCTGCCGGCCCTCGACGGTGGTGGTGACCGCCTGACCGCCGAGCGCGGTCGCGATGGTGTCCTGGACGTCCTGGACCATGATTCCATAGCGCGCCAGCGCCGACCGGTCGGGCGTGATCTCCAGATAGTAGCCGCCGATGCTGCGCTCCGCGTAGGCGGACGAGGTCCCGGGTACCACCCGCAGCACCTGCTCGATCTGCTTCGCGAGCCTGTCGATCTCGACGAGGTCGGTGCCGATCACTTTGACGCCGACGGGGGTCCGGATGCCGGTCGAGAGCATGTCGATGCGCGCCTTGATCGGCATCGTCCATGCGTTCGACACGCCGGGAAACTGTAGCGCCTTGTCCATTTGGGCGATCAGCCCGTCGGTGGTGAGGCCTGGCCGCCACTGCTCCTTCGGCTTGAGATTGACCACCGTCTCGAACATCTCGGTCGGCGCCGGATCGGTCGACGTGGAGGCGCGGCCGGCCTTGCCGTAGACGGACTCCACTTCCGGAAACGACTTGATGATGCGATCCTGGGTCTGCATCAGTTCGGCCGCCTTCGTCACCGAGATGCCCGGCAAGGTCGTCGGCATGTAGAGGAGCGTTCCCTCGTTGAGGTTCGGCATGAATTCGGTGCCGAGCTGACGGGCGGGCCAGATCGTGACCGCGAGCGCGGCGAGCGCAAGCAGGATAACCAGCGTCTTCGCGCGCAGCACGCCCTTGATGACCGGACGGTAGATCCAGATCAGGAAGCGGTTGAGCGGATTGCGATGCTCCGGAACGATCCGCCCGCGGACGAAGATCACCATCAGCGCGGGCACCAGGGTCACCGAGAGCAGCGCGGCCGCAGCCATCGCGAAGGTCTTGGTGAAGGCGAGCGGGCTGAACAGCCGCCCCTCCTGGGATTCCAGCGTGAAGATCGGCATGAACGATACCGTGATGATCAGCAGACTGAAGAACAGCGCCGGTCCGACCTGCGAGGCCGCCTCGATCAGGATCGCGATCCGCGACTTATTCGGCTCGGCGCGCTCGAGGTGTTTGTGGGCGTTCTCGATCATGACGATGGCGGCGTCGACCATGGCGCCGATGGCGATCGCGATGCCGCCGAGGCTCATGATGTTGGAGCCGATCCCGAGCAGCTTCATCGCTCCGAACGCCATCAGCACGCCGACCGGCAGCATCAGGATGGCGACCAGCGCGCTCCGGACGTGCAGCAGGAAGACCACGCAGACCAGCGCGACGACGACGCTTTCTTCGACCAAGGTGTGCTTGAGCGTGTCGATGGCGGCATAGATCAGGTTCGACCGGTCGTAGACCGGCACGATCTCGACCGATTTCGGCAGGCTGGTCGCGATGTCCTTGAACCGCTTCTTGACGTTCTCGATGACGTCGAGCGCGTTCATCCCGAAGCGCTGCAGCACGATCCCGCTGGCGACTTCCCCCTCGCCGTTGAGCTCGGTGATGCCGCGCCGCTCGTCCGGTCCCAGTTCGACCCTGGAGACGTCCCGTAGCAGCACCGGCGTGCCCTTGTCGGTCTTGAGGACGATGTTGCCGAGATCGTCGATACTCTTCAGATAGCCCTTTCCGCGGATGACGTACTCGAACTCCGACAGCTCGACGGTACGCCCGCCGACGTCGGCGTTGCTGGCGCGGATGGCGTCCCGGATCTTCTGTATGGTGATGCCGAGATCGCGCATCCGCTGCGCGTCGAGGACGACGTTGTACTGCTTGACGAAGCCGCCAACGCTCGCGACCTCCGCGACGCCCTCGGCCTTGGCGAGCGCGAATTTGAGATTCCAGTCCTGGATCGTGCGTGTGTCCGCGAGATTCAGTTCCTTGGACATCACCGCGTACTGGTAGACCCAGCCGACGCCGGTCGCGTCCGGACCGATGGTCGGCGTCACCCCCGCCGGCAACCGTGAGGTCGCGGCGTTGAGGAATTCGAGGACCCGCGAGCGCGCCCAGTAGATGTCGGTGCCGTCCTCGAAGATCACGTAGACGAAGGAGACCCCGAAGAAGGAGAAGCCGCGCACCACCTTGGATTTCGGCACCGTCAGCATTGCGGTCGCGAGCGGATAGGTGACCTGGTCCTCGATCACCTGTGGCGCCTGCCCCGAATACTCGGTGTAGACGATGACCTGCGTGTCGGAGAGGTCGGGGATGGCGTCGAGCGGCAGATGGACGAGCGCGTAGATTCCGGCGGCAGCGGCAAAGCCGGTGCCGAACAGCACCAGCAGCAGGTTGCGCGCCGACCAGGCGATGAGGCGGGCGATCATGGGCGCGCTCCCGTCGTGCCTGCCGCCTGGGCGGGTTGCGTACCCTCGGGCGCGGTAAACCCCTTCAGCGCGGCCTTCAGGTTGCTCTCGGCGTCGATCAGGAAATTGGCCGAGGTGACGACGGCCTCGCCCTCCGACACGCCTTGGGTCACCTCGACGAAGCCGCCGCCGCGACGGCCGAGCTTCACTTCACGCGGCTCGAAACGGCCCTCTCCCCTGTCGACCAGGACGGCCTGGCGGCTTCCGCTGTCGAGCACGGCGCTCTCCGCCACCGCCAGCACCGGTCCCGGCGTGCCGGCCTCGATCTCGGCATCGACGTACATCTCGGGCCGCAGCACCTCGTCGGGATTGGGCACCTCGACCCGGATCCGCGCGGTGCGCGTCGCGGCGTTGAGATGGGGATAGATCAGCGCCACCGTGCCGGCGAAGCTCTGGCCGGCGAACGCCCGCGGCCTGATGGTCACCTTCGTGCCGACGGCGACTTGCGGCAGATCGCGCTCCGCGACGTCGATGAGCACCCAGACCAGGCGGTGGTCCGCAATCCTGAACAACACGTCTCCGGGCCCGGCACGCATGCCGGGCACGACGTTGCGCTCCAGGATCTCGCCGTCCTGCGGTGCAAGCCATGGAATCGAGAGCGAGATCTCTTTGGTGCGTTCGAGCTCCTTGATGGCCGCCTCCGGGGTCGCGAGGTTCTCCAGTCTGCGGCGTGCGCCCTTCAGTTCTTTTCCGGTCGCGCCGGCGTTGAAGGCCGACAGATATTCCGCCGCGGCGCTCGACAGCGCGGGGCTGTACACGTTCAGCAACGGTTGCCCCTTGTGAACGTGATCGCCGGTCGTGACGTTGGCCACGCTCTCGACGAATCCCTCGAAGCGCAGCGCGACCACCGAGACGCGCCTCTCGTCCTCCTGAACGGTCCCTGGCGCGCGGATCAGGGTCGTGACGGGCCGCCGCACGACCGGCTCGGACCTGGCTCCTGTGCGCTGGATCTTGCCCAGCGAGAGCTTCACGGAGCCGTCGTCGGTGTCCTCGCCTTCGTAGACGGCGATGTAGTCCATCCCCATGGAATCCTTCTTCGGCACCGGCGAGGTGTCGGGCAGGCCCATCGGGTTGCGGTAGTAATTGATCTTTCGCTCTGCCTTCGCGTCCGCCGCCTTGCTCTGCGCCGGCGCCTCCTCAGGTTCTTCGAAGCTGATATCGGCACCCGCTGGCACGGCGCGCCAGGCGCGCCCATCCGACGTCTTCTTGGGCTCAAGCGAATAGAACGGCTTCCCATCCGGATCCTGGTAGTAGATCGTCGCGCCGCCTTCGGCTGCTGCGGCGACCGACGTCACGGCGCCGGCGAACGGATTCGCCCGCGGGATCGCGCCCGCGTAAAGGGCGGCGCCGGCCGCTGCGCACATCGCAGCGGCCGCACCTATGGTGATGGCGCGCCTCATTGCTTCGCCGTGACGACGAGCTTGTTTTCGACCGTGCCGGTCTCGCCCTGCACCTTGGCGCCGAGGGACAATTGCCAGCGGCCCGCCATGCTGAAGTTGGCCTTGAACCGGTACGTCCCCGGCTCCGTCCCCGGCATCGAGGTCACCTTCGTGACCATCTCCTGCATGCCGTCCGGCGCCATGTCGAGCCGGGACGCGAATATGACCGCGTCCGGTACGGGTTTGCCGGTCTTCCTGTTCACCAGCCGCACCGTCACGACCTTCTCGGGGCCCGTCTGAACCGTCGGCTGGACGAGCTGGAATTCGTAATCCTTGATGTCGGCGAAGGCGAACTTCGGCGCTGCCGTAAGCGAAAGGCCGACCAGCGCGGCGGCCAGCCCGCGCGCAGCAGTGGAGATCCTCATGATGTCTGTTCCTCGAAACGTCTGTTGAACCGCCGAAGCGGCATGCGAAATGCGCGCAATGGACGCGCGCCAGCGTTCCGGCGCCGCAGCGCCGGTCAGACGATCGATCGAGGGGGCTGGTCTGGAGGGGGGCGGGTCAGGCCGTCGGCAATCATGTCATCGAGCGGCCGCAGCAGCTCACGCACGGGTTGCCTGATGCTTCCCGTTGCCGCCGACGGTCCGGTCTGGAGTACCTTCAACATGCAGATCGCGATGAGAGGACAGTCCTGGCATTGCTTGCTGTTCTGCTTGTCGGGGCAGCACGACATGTCATCCGGCATGTCTTGCGCGTCTGCCATCTGCATCGCGCCCATCGAATGTCCCGCCGCCGCCGGTGTCACCAGCGGCGCGACCGTCAGTCCCGCGGTCACAAGGACCGCGAGCAGGAACCTGAGGAAGCGGCGAGCATTCATGTGGTCACAGTCTCACAGGGGCGGAACGCTGGAAAGTGCCCCGGTTCACAAATGCGCGAGCCGGACGCCGTGGTGGTTAACCTTCTCAAGCGTCAGCCGATGACTTCCTTGCCGACGAAACGCATGAACGTCGTCCGACCTGCCGGTCCAAACTGTACGACCGCGTAAGGCTGCGGGTGTCCACCTTCCATCCCGGGCGATCCTACGGGCATGCCGGGTACGGCAAGCCCCACAGCCTTCGGGCGCTCTGTCAGCAACCGCCGCACCGCCGACGCAGGGACGTGTCCCTCAAGGATGTAGCCGTCCACCTCTGCCGTGTGGCACGCGGCCAGATCGGCCGGGACGCCAAGGCGTCTCCGGACGTTCGGGAGGTCGGAAGCATCCACCACCTGGACCGTGAATCCTGCGTCGCGCAGGTGTTGTACCCAGCCCGAGCAGCAGCCGCAGTTGGGATCCTTGTGGACCTTGATCATGGGTTCAGCGGCAACGGCGGGGCGGGCCGCTGCTCCAAGCGTCGCGGCAGCGATCAGGGCCAGAAAGGATCGTCGCGCAAAGCCGTCCATCTCGGCGCTTCGTTTTCGGTCGGTCATCGGACGCCTCTCCGTGATGAAGAAGGTAGAAGGATTGCGGAGCTTATCCGCGATCCCTCGATGGGCCAATCAGCGAACGTCGGCCACGAAAACTAGCGGGATTTGGGTCCGCCGTGATAGCGCCATGGGGATTCACCGGCCATCGGAGCGGTCACGGCCTCATACCCCAACGCTCCGCGATCATAGGCGAACGCCGCATACGGACTGCGCTGCGGGATGGTAGTTCTGGCTTGCGCGGGTTGCTTGGCCTCGTTTGGCCAATAGCTTCTGTCGGAAATCGTCGAGCCCGCCTGGGCACTGGCGGACAACGCCGCCAGAAGCGTGATTGCGAGAAGGCTTTTCGTCAACATGGTCCCGGCTCCATCATTTTGCTGAAGCGCATGCGTTGCGCTTCTAATGAGGAGTTCGGAGCCGATCGTCCGGCGGTTACACGCTCACGCCGACGTGAGACGTCAGTTACCAGCGCAGCAGCCGCGGTCCCAGGATTGCGCCCGCGAGCGTGCACAGCACGATCGTGCCGCCGTACCAGAGCGCGACAAAGGGCAGCGAGTCGTCGGTGCAGTGAAGCGCATAGCCGATCGCACTCACGCCACCCGCGACAAGCCCGCTGAACGCGCCTGTGCGCACCAGGTTGGTCGGCGCCGCCTGTCGCACGGCCCAGATAACGACCGCGAAGGGAACGATCGCAATGATCGGAATGGAAATGAGGCATTCAAGCCAGTCTTTCCCCATCACCATCTCGTCCCAGTGCGAGCTGGGCGCCTGTCCAAGGCGGATGCCGGCAAGCAGCAGGATCGCCACGAACGGTAGCGCGGCGAGGCCAGCAGAGACTCTTCGCTCGCCTCCTGGACGGGCAAGCCGCGTCAAATAGACGGACGCCGCGCCTACCGTTCCGATCGCGAACGCGAGCTTCAGGAACAGGAAAATCGCGGCGCGAGGCGTCGTCAGGTCGCTACGGACGCCCAGCGCGAACAACGCGATCCCGATCGCAACGACGATTGCGACCGCAAGCGCGATGCCCACGTTCCGATCGACCAGCCGCCGATTGACCGGCTCGACGTTCGTGCTGAGTGCGGCGATCAGTTCGTCGGTCTTCATGTTTGCGCTCTCTGAGCGATCAACGTCGCCAAGGCCTTCAATCCACGATGAATATTGACCTTCACGCTCGATTCCGAGATGCGGCACCGCCGTGCGGCTTCCGCTACGCTCAGGCCGTCGACCTTCACGGCCTCGATCGCGCATGCCATCTTCTCGGGCAGCAGCTTCAGCAGACGCCGGAGGTCAAGGCTGCTCTCCACGCTGAGGTGATCGTCGCGCGCCGTGACTTCACTGGCTTCGTCGATCGGCACATCGGCCATAAACGCCCGGTTCCGGCGGAGAAAATCGATCAGCTTGTAGCGCGCAATCGCGTGTAGCCACGGCGTCAACGGCTCTCCTGGATCGTATGTGTGTCGCTGGGTGTGAATGGCCAAGACGGCCTCCTGAACCAGATCCTCCGCCTCCGTTGCGCCTCGACCGATCCGCGCCAGCTTGCCTTTGTAGTAGGCACGCAAATGCCGGCTCAGCCGCCCAAGCAGCATGCGATGCGCGGCCGCGTCCCCGTCCTGACTGGCAAGCATGAGCGCCTTCAGCTCCATTTCCACGGTCATGCTCGCCATCTACACCTAAGTTCGATCGCGCGATCGTTTCGGTTACAGGCCGACTATCAAATTCTTGCAGATAAAATTCCGCGTTTACACCTTCGTACCCAGAGAAGGGGCGGCTACGCCGATTTCCGCTGCGGGCTTGGCCGCGGCTTCTTCGCGGCCGTTTCCTTTGATCGGCATCTCCCTCTGCCTGCCTTCCGCGGGTTCTTGGCCGGGTTGGCGTTCGCCGGCGCAGCTTTCCGGCCGCTCCACGTGAACCGCGTCACCTCGGCACGGCCACATACTTGTCCGGCGCCAGCCACAGGCCGGCGTCAAGCGGCGGCTTGATGTCGAACATCTCCGCGCCATTCCGGAAGTGGAAGACCCTGCGGACGCGGTAGGTCGACGGGTTCTGCGCGGCCGCCTCGTACTGATTGCGCGACAGCCAGAACCGCGTGCGGGCGTGCCCGTTGGTGGTCTTGATCTCGAGCAGCCGCTCCTCGCCGTTGCTCGGTTCGAAGGATCTGATGTCGTAGCCCCGATGGTCCTCGCCGCGATCGGCGGGCCAGTCCATCTCCTTGGCCAGGTCACGCCGGCCGGCCTGACACAGCCGGTCGAACTCGAACTTGAACACCATCTCCTCGCCCGCGCGTCCCAGGAAGCGGTTGAGCTCGTCCCTGGCCGCCGGGTCGTACTTGCCGACCAGGCGCCGCAGCGCCGGCTGAAGATCCTGCGGGTCCGAATTCAAAAACGCCGGCGGCGGCACCAGGGCCGGCCCTCCCGCCGAGGTGAAGCGCGGCTTCACCGATACCGCATCGATCAGGAGACTCGGATGCAGCCCCAATTGGGCCTCGACAGCCTCCACCAGGGAGTCCTGATAATTGTGGGCCGGCAGCAGGCCCGGGATCCAGGCGATCCCTAGCTCCTCCAAGACGGCCGACACGTTGCGAAGCTTCCACTCGATCGACTTCTCGGAGCGCCCCACTTCCAGCGCCAGGCGCCGGTACAGGTGGGCCTTGTTGATCTTGTCGCCGGCGCGCTCCCGCTCGAGCATCTGGAAGTAGCTCGCGACCACGATGGCGACCTGCTCAGCCGTCCAGTCGGTCCCCTTGGCTCCTGGCGCTACGCCCTCGGCGTCCACTGATCGCTTCCCCCTGCTCCCGCCGGGAATCCTACCAGGCAGCAGCCGATCCTCAAAATTCCGCAAATCGGGCACGTCCCGGCGAACGGCTCAGGCTCATCG encodes:
- a CDS encoding NrsF family protein; amino-acid sequence: MKTDELIAALSTNVEPVNRRLVDRNVGIALAVAIVVAIGIALFALGVRSDLTTPRAAIFLFLKLAFAIGTVGAASVYLTRLARPGGERRVSAGLAALPFVAILLLAGIRLGQAPSSHWDEMVMGKDWLECLISIPIIAIVPFAVVIWAVRQAAPTNLVRTGAFSGLVAGGVSAIGYALHCTDDSLPFVALWYGGTIVLCTLAGAILGPRLLRW
- a CDS encoding sigma-70 family RNA polymerase sigma factor, which produces MTVEMELKALMLASQDGDAAAHRMLLGRLSRHLRAYYKGKLARIGRGATEAEDLVQEAVLAIHTQRHTYDPGEPLTPWLHAIARYKLIDFLRRNRAFMADVPIDEASEVTARDDHLSVESSLDLRRLLKLLPEKMACAIEAVKVDGLSVAEAARRCRISESSVKVNIHRGLKALATLIAQRAQT
- a CDS encoding protein NO VEIN domain-containing protein; amino-acid sequence: MDAEGVAPGAKGTDWTAEQVAIVVASYFQMLERERAGDKINKAHLYRRLALEVGRSEKSIEWKLRNVSAVLEELGIAWIPGLLPAHNYQDSLVEAVEAQLGLHPSLLIDAVSVKPRFTSAGGPALVPPPAFLNSDPQDLQPALRRLVGKYDPAARDELNRFLGRAGEEMVFKFEFDRLCQAGRRDLAKEMDWPADRGEDHRGYDIRSFEPSNGEERLLEIKTTNGHARTRFWLSRNQYEAAAQNPSTYRVRRVFHFRNGAEMFDIKPPLDAGLWLAPDKYVAVPR